One Diospyros lotus cultivar Yz01 chromosome 1, ASM1463336v1, whole genome shotgun sequence genomic window carries:
- the LOC127812313 gene encoding uncharacterized protein LOC127812313, whose protein sequence is MLPTAAKGRTASNVRANPFFPQYLRRIVKWQQMDIEYTFWQMLHLCTSPKVVYQHTKYHKQTKNQWARDDPAFIVICSLLLAISALAYCVAYDHSTAHAAFVIISVLLIHFLLTGVVVATCCWFLTNNYLREEAPNSHVVEQRVEWLYAFDVHCNSFFPIFVALYVLHYFLSPLLLAHGFIPVLLSNLLFMVTVSYYHYLNFLGYDVLPFLERTTFFLYPIGVVIVLSPILILSGFNPSRYFMNMYFSRRL, encoded by the exons ATGTTGCCGACCGCAGCGAAAGGGCGTACGGCCTCCAATGTCCGAGCCAATCCCTTCTTCCCTCAGTACCTCCGACGAATTGTCAAG TGGCAACAAATGGATATCGAATATACTTTTTGGCAGATGCTTCATCTATGCACCTCACCTAAAGTTGT CTATCAGCATACAAAGTACCATAAGC AAACTAAGAATCAGTGGGCACGTGATGATCCGGCATTCATTGTAATCTGCAGTCTTCTTTTGGCCATTTCTGCTTTGGCTTATTGTGTTGC ATATGACCATAGCACGGCACATGCAGCTTTTGTTATTATTTCAGTATTGCTCATCCATTTTTTGCTTACTGGAGTAGTTGTGGCTACATGTTGCTG GTTCCTGACAAATAATTATCTTAGAGAGGAAGCTCCGAATAGTCATGTGGTGGAGCAAAGGGTTGAATG GCTGTATGCTTTTGATGTACACTGCAACTCTTTCTTCCCAATATTTGTGGCACTTTATG TGTTACATTATTTCCTATCACCACTTCTGCTAGCTCATGGTTTCATCCCAGTTTTGCTGTCAAATTTGCTTTTTATGGTGACCGTGTCCTATTATCATTACCTAAATTTTTTAGGTTATGATG TATTGCCCTTTCTAGAGCGGACCACCTTTTTCTTGTATCCAATTGGCGTCGTTATTGTCCTTTCACCTATCT TGATTCTTAGTGGCTTCAATCCGTCAAGATACTTCATGAACATGTACTTCAGCCGGCGGCTATGA